The following coding sequences are from one Gossypium hirsutum isolate 1008001.06 chromosome A12, Gossypium_hirsutum_v2.1, whole genome shotgun sequence window:
- the LOC121211227 gene encoding mucin-4, giving the protein MGRDWPYWATGAKTSTKRPPPSKAETTTTPTGCISAVFQFFDFHHFQFPLNHQTNSSSNSSSSCGCFKQPSSFISPHSNFVPTALKGTEAPRNSLESEDESSTSVSASVSASLTTSTSKEDESLNIPMGIQIKTSGDIKSKVGASNNDTFSEISSSPGTKTPTLVARLMGLDLLPETHSPSFSQPKSSSSHLKGRRRSVDGCDFRGTRSLPETPRLSSARRSDVDYHHRFSLQINKENMSTTEEVMVTRFSKRSEDENKSPGHYARQIMKQVKESVGRKVGMDITNTVRNREQTREELVNQFKYKKISKAMSKLAEDSTSNGNGKHSTTPSCSPRLRFLEPKTKDQNPQPPKPSEISIQPQPTRVLQKPKLQTVAEEQDEQQTQRSTSKCKKVTKLKKPQRTSDIIRTKQEEPFVRPSTANRANIPDKKCKKTPLSNDLLNITVSSLFPVKKDPSPPATKIPQKQVLDATRPKRSNSSQLSSCSSQTYNNKQEATYLHSSRHDNIGDRCNNVTTTTTGEEAEYHEYIARILRRTGLDKHTPLSLASWFSPSHPINPSIFYYLEHFTTNNNKTSQLNLRCNRKLLFHLVDELLTDILNPFFNMKPCVKFVGRERFSNMVGSQLINTLCSKIGRFPRADCRVLEDIDALIDKDLPEMKLRCVMAYEEEGEGIVSEIGNSILEALVHETAADFEFCFAGFNFQKSRLLELNGAV; this is encoded by the exons ATGGGAAGAGATTGGCCGTATTGGGCTACCGGAGCTAAAACATCCACCAAAAGACCACCACCATCGAAAGCTGAAACCACCACCACTCCCACTGGTTGTATAAGTGCTGTCTTCCAGTTCTTTGATTTCCATCATTTCCAGTTCCCTTTAAACCATCAAACAAATAGTAGCAGCAATAGCAGTAGCAGTTGTGGTTGTTTTAAACAACCCTCCTCTTTTATTTCTCCCCATAGTAACTTCGTCCCCACTGCACTTAAAG GTACTGAAGCACCAAGGAATAGTTTAGAATCAGAGGATGAAAGTTCAACTTCAGTTTCAGCTTCAGTTTCAGCTTCTTTAACAACATCAACCAGTAAAGAAGATGAAAGTTTAAATATCCCC ATGGGAATTCAAATTAAAACAAGTGGGGACATAAAGTCAAAAGTTGGAGCTTCCAATAATGACACATTTTCAGAGATTAGCAGCTCACCAGGGACCAAGACACCTACTCTAGTTGCTAGGCTGATGGGTCTTGACCTTTTACCTGAAACTCATTCACCATCTTTTTCACAACCTAAGTCTTCTTCTTCACATTTAAAGGGTCGTAGGAGATCAGTAGACGGTTGTGATTTTAGGGGTACTCGGTCGTTACCGGAAACTCCGAGGTTATCGTCTGCTAGGAGGTCGGATGTGGACTATCACCATCGGTTTTCGCTTCAGATTAATAAAGAGAACATGAGTACGACCGAAGAGGTAATGGTTACTCGGTTCTCGAAAAGGAGCGAAGACGAGAATAAGAGTCCGGGTCATTATGCTCGGCAGATAATGAAACAAGTTAAAGAAAGTGTGGGAAGAAAAGTTGGGATGGATATTACTAATACTGTTCGGAACAGGGAACAAACTAGAGAGGAGCTTGTTAATCAATTCAAGTACAAGAAGATTTCAAAGGCGATGAGTAAACTAGCCGAGGACTCGACCAGTAATGGCAATGGCAAGCACTCGACGACACCTTCGTGTTCGCCTAGGCTTAGGTTCTTGGAACCTAAAACCAAAGATCAAAACCCTCAACCTCCAAAACCATCAGAAATTAGTATCCAGCCACAGCCGACCAGGGTTTTACAAAAGCCCAAGTTGCAGACAGTGGCAGAGGAACAAGATGAGCAACAGACACAGAGAAGCACAAGCAAATGCAAGAAAGTGACAAAGCTGAAAAAGCCACAACGAACATCGGACATAATCCGAACCAAGCAAGAAGAGCCCTTCGTTCGTCCTTCAACAGCCAACAGAGCTAACATTCCAGACAAGAAATGTAAGAAAACACCATTATCAAATGATCTCCTCAACATTACAGTCTCTTCCCTTTTTCCAGTCAAAAAAGACCCGTCACCTCCAGCTACTAAAATCCCTCAAAAACAG GTCTTAGATGCTACAAGACCAAAACGTAGTAATAGCTCACAGTTATCTAGTTGTTCGAGCCAAACGTACAACAACAAACAAGAAGCGACGTACTTACACAGTTCCCGACACGACAACATCGGCGACAGGTGTAACAATGTTACTACCACCACCACCGGTGAAGAAGCAGAATATCATGAGTACATTGCAAGAATACTAAGACGTACTGGGTTAGATAAACATACCCCACTGTCCTTAGCTTCTTGGTTTTCTCCTTCTCATCCTATTAACCCTTCCATTTTTTACTACCTCGAACATTTCaccactaataataataaaaccagtCAACTGAACCTACGATGCAATAGAAAATTACTGTTCCATCTAGTCGATGAACTTTTGACTGATATTTTAAACCCTTTCTTCAATATGAAACCTTGTGTTAAATTTGTTGGACGTGAACGTTTTAGTAATATGGTCGGGTCTCAGTTAATAAACACATTGTGTTCGAAGATTGGTCGGTTTCCTCGAGCTGATTGTCGTGTGCTTGAAGACATTGATGCATTGATCGACAAAGATTTGCCGGAGATGAAACTCCGGTGTGTGATGGCGTATGAAGAAGAAGGGGAAGGGATTGTGTCGGAGATCGGAAACAGCATATTAGAGGCGTTGGTACATGAAACGGCAGCTGATTTCGAATTTTGTTTTGCTGGTTTCAATTTTCAAAAGTCTCGTCTTTTAGAactaaacggtgccgtttaa
- the LOC107944054 gene encoding uncharacterized protein: MTSNPTLLPEIGPDGLPREPSVIAYTEKIIEEERLQLTKYIAENYSKIHDIERELANLTMEMKLTAGPKKAALEHMRKKIEMSTERIRIAKEKEEQARKAWESASKALHDEEAIKQKLCEDLNNLVQESSNSQFARLEELKRRLEALNPSKKSTFSDHDMKAIGLTQHAATIGVSSVPQTKESGSTVSTRVPHQGNGGNVQVMNGQNQLATNDGEVKGKKKNTFQGRGKGIGAVPKSRGSAAPGWTGAGFDVDART, encoded by the exons ATGACCTCGAATCCAACGCTTTTGCCCGAGATCGGACCCGATGGACTCCCTAGGGAACCTTCTGTCATTGCCTACACTGAGAAG ATAATCGAGGAGGAGCGGCTTCAACTCACGAA ATATATAGCCGAAAATTATTCTAAAATTCATGATATTGAAAGAGAACTAGCAAATCTTACAATGGAGATGAAACTCACTGCTGGGCCTAAAAAAGCAG CCCTCGAACATatgagaaagaaaattgaaatgtCAACTGAGAGAATACGCATTGCCAAGGAGAAGGAAGAACAAGCCCGGAAG GCTTGGGAATCAGCATCAAAAGCTCTGCATGATGAGGAAGCAATTAAGCAGAAGCTATGTGAGGACTTGAACAATCTG GTTCAAGAAAGCAGTAACTCTCAATTTGCTCGGCTTGAGGAGTTGAAAAGGCGATTGGAAGCTCTGAACCCAAGTAAAAAATCCACTTTTTCTGATCAT GACATGAAAGCAATTGGATTGACACAACATGCTGCAACCATAGGCGTGTCCTCAGTTCCACAAACAAAAGAATCGGGCTCTACTGTTTCCACAAGGGTACCTCATCAAGGCAATGGTGGGAATGTTCAAGTTATGAATGGGCAGAATCAACTTGCTACTAATGATGGAGAAgtaaaaggaaagaagaaaaacacTTTTCAAGGAAGAGGAAAGGGGATTGGTGCGGTGCCCAAGAGCAGAGGATCTGCAGCACCTGGTTGGACAGGAGCTGGGTTTGATGTGGATGCTAGAACTTAG
- the LOC107944055 gene encoding probable fructokinase-7, which translates to MNLSTYLLKKNPIQDWRRPRSYSVRFCFLLRLPSFKYRDKKTSTGFSGHCFAPSNSISVILRKEKRKMAGNLTTGGGKDLPGDMNRKSANTDSLVVCFGEFLIDFVPTVGGVSLAEAPAFQKAPGGAPANVAVCVSRLGGSSAFIGKVGDDEFGHMLANILKENYVDNTGMRFDQSARTALAFVTLRADGEREFLFFRHPSADMRLHESELDINLINKAKIFHYGSISLIEEPCKSAQLAAMNIAKKSGSILSYDPNLRLPLWPSAEAAREGIMSIWEQADLIKVSEDEITFLTEGGDPYDDNVVMNKLFHPNLKLLIVTEGSAGCRYYTKAFKGRVPGIKVKAVDTTGAGDAFVGGLLSSLASDLNLFQDEKGLREALAFANACGALTVTGRGAIPALPTKQAVVDALTKYNAS; encoded by the exons ATGAATTTGTCAACTTATCTTCTAAAGAAGAATCCAATTCAAGATTGGCGACGGCCACGCTCCTATTCTGTACGTTTCTGCTTTCTTCTTCGTCTTCCAAGTTTCAAATACAGGGACAAGAAAACCAGTACCGGCTTTAGCGGCCATTGTTTTGCTCCTTCAAATTCAATCTCTGTAATtctcagaaaagaaaaaagaaaaatggctgGGAATTTAACTACAG GTGGTGGCAAAGATCTTCCCGGTGATATGAACAGGAAGTCCGCAAATACGGATTCACTAGTTGTTTGCTTTGGTGAATTTTTGATCGACTTTGTACCAACAGTCGGAGGGGTTTCTTTGGCCGAAGCACCTGCTTTCCAGAAGGCTCCCGGTGGCGCTCCGGCTAATGTGGCTGTTTGTGTATCTAGATTAGGAGGATCATCGGCTTTCATAGGCAAG GTAGGGGATGATGAATTTGGGCATATGTTAGCTaacattttaaaagaaaactacGTGGACAATACTGGCATGCGATTTGATCAAAGTGCAAGAACGGCATTGGCATTTGTTACTCTCAGAGCTGATGGTGAACGGGAATTCTTGTTTTTCCGTCATCCAAGTGCTGATATGCGTCTCCATGAATCAGAGCTCGATATAAACCTCATTAACaag GCGAAGATATTTCATTATGGTTCGATTAGTTTGATCGAAGAACCATGCAAGTCAGCTCAACTTGCGGCAATGAACATCGCCAAGAAATCTGGCAGTATCCTCTCTTATGATCCGAATTTAAGATTGCCACTGTGGCCATCGGCAGAAGCTGCTCGGGAAGGCATAATGAGCATATGGGAACAAGCAGACCTTATCAAG GTAAGCGAGGACGAGATTACATTCTTAACCGAAGGCGGTGACCCTTATGATGATAATGTGGTGATGAACAAGCTTTTTCATCCTAATCTTAAGCTTTTGATCGTAACCGAGGGGTCAGCTGGTTGTAGGTATTACACCAAG GCTTTCAAGGGGAGGGTTCCCGGGATTAAAGTTAAAGCTGTTGACACTACGGGTGCTGGTGATGCTTTCGTTGGCGGCTTACTAAGCAGCCTAGCTTCCGATTTAAATCTATTTCAG GACGAGAAGGGATTAAGAGAAGCCTTGGCATTTGCAAATGCTTGCGGAGCGTTGACGGTAACGGGAAGAGGGGCAATTCCGGCACTTCCGACAAAACAGGCAGTTGTTGATGCCTTGACCAAATATAATGCATCATAG
- the LOC107944052 gene encoding phosphoglucomutase, chloroplastic, with protein sequence MASCCNSLRLEGFFSSAFKSSKRSSNAIPIPIPSSSFSHLCNHRFPLKSISFSVSRSPSFTIKASSSSSSSSTTIAEPEGIKITSVPTKPIEGQKTGTSGLRKKVKVFMEENYLSNWIQSLFNSLPPEDYKNGVLVLGGDGRYFNREASQIIIKIAAGNGVGKILVGREGILSTPAVSAVIRKRKANGGFIMSASHNPGGPEYDWGIKFNYNSGQPAPESITDKIYGNTLSISKIKMAEIPDVDLSRLGVTKYGNFTVEVIDPVSDYLELMESVFDFQMIKNLLSRSDFSFAFDAMHAVTGAYAKPIFVDKLGARPDSISNGVPLEDFGHGHPDPNLTYAKDLVNIMYSENGPDFGAASDGDGDRNMILGKKFFVTPSDSVAIIAANAQAAIPYFRSGPKGLARSMPTSGALDRVAEKLGLTFFEVPTGWKFFGNLMDAGKLSICGEESFGTGSDHIREKDGIWAVLAWLSIIAYRNKDKKPGEKLVSISDVVKEHWATYGRNFFSRYDYEECESEGANKMIEYLRGLISKSKAGEKYGNYVLQFADDFSYTDPVDGSVASKQGVRFVFTDGSRIIFRLSGTGSAGATVRIYIEQFEPDASKHDMDAQVALKPLIDLALSVSKLKDFTGREKPTVIT encoded by the exons ATGGCTTCTTGTTGCAATTCTTTGAGACTTGAAGGTTTCTTCTCTTCTGCTTTTAAATCATCTAAGCGATCATCCAATGCCATTCCCATTCCCAtcccttcctcttctttttctcaTCTCTGTAACCATCGCTTCCCTCTTAAAAGCATTTCCTTTTCAGTATCACGCTCCCCTTCTTTTACCATCAAagcttcctcctcctcctcttcttcctCCACCACCATTGCCGAGCCTGAAGGCATCAAG ATAACTTCAGTTCCCACTAAACCGATTGAAGGGCAAAAGACCGGGACAAGTGGGCTTCggaaaaag GTTAAGGTTTTTATGGAAGAGAATTACCTTTCAAATTGGATCCAG TCGTTGTTTAATTCATTACCGCCTGAGGATTACAAGAATGGGGTGTTGGTATTAGGAGGCGATGGTCGGTACTTTAACCGCGAAGCTTCACAG ATAATTATCAAAATTGCTGCTGGAAATGGAGTTGGAAAAATCTTGGTTGGCAG GGAAGGTATTCTGTCTACACCAGCTGTTTCTGCTGTCATTCGAAAGAGGAAG GCCAATGGTGGATTTATTATGAGTGCAAGCCATAATCCAGGAGGCCCCGAATACGACTGGGGTATCAAG TTTAATTACAACAGTGGCCAACCTGCACCTGAATCCATCACTGACAAGATATATGGGAATACTCTTTCT ATTTCCAAGATTAAAATGGCTGAGATTCCTGATGTTGACCTTTCTCGCCTTGGAGTTACCAAGTACGGAAACTTCACTGTCGAGGTTATAGACCCGGTTTCCGACTATTTGGAATTAATGGAG AGTGTGTTCGATTTCCAGATGATCAAAAATCTTCTCTCAAGATCAGACTTCAG TTTTGCATTTGATGCCATGCATGCTGTTACTGGTGCTTATGCAAAACCCATCTTCGTGGACAAGCTTGGGGCTCGCCCG GATTCTATATCGAATGGAGTGCCTCTTGAGGATTTTGGACATGGTCATCCTGATCCTAATCTTAC GTATGCAAAGGATTTGGTCAATATCATGTATAGTGAGAATGGACCTGATTTTGGAGCAGCAAGTGATg GAGACGGCGACAGAAACATGATTCTAGGTAAAAAGTTTTTTGTTACCCCTTCGGACTCCGTCGCAATTATTGCTGCGAATGCACAAGCAGCAATACCATATTTCCGGAGTGGCCCTAAG GGTTTAGCTCGATCCATGCCAACTAGTGGTGCTCTCGATAGAGTTGCTGAAAAATTGGGTCTTACCTTTTTTGAG gttCCTACTGGCTGGAAATTTTTTGGGAATCTTATGGATGCTGGAAAGTTGTCAATTTGTGGGGAAGAAAGTTTTGGTACGGGTTCAGATCACATTCGTGAGAAGGATGGCATATG GGCTGTTTTAGCATGGCTCTCGATTATTGCATATCGAAACAAAGACAAGAAACCAGGGGAGAAATTGGTATCTATCTCTGATGTTGTCAAAGAACACTGGGCAACTTATGGAAGAAATTTCTTTTCTAGATATGATTACGAA GAATGTGAATCTGAAGGTGCCAATAAAATGATCGAATACCTTAGAGGTCTAATCTCAAAGAGTAAGGCAGGTGAAAAGTATG GAAATTATGTCCTTCAATTTGCTGATGACTTTTCATATACCGATCCC GTGGATGGAAGTGTGGCCTCAAAGCAGGGTGTTCGATTTGTTTTCACAGATGGTTCAAGGATTATATTCCGTTTATCT GGAACTGGCTCAGCTGGTGCAACGGTTCGAATCTACATTGAGCAATTTGAACCAGATGCTTCTAAACATGACATGGACGCCCAAGTGGCATTAAAACCATTAATAG ATTTGGCATTGTCTGTATCGAAGCTGAAGGACTTCACAGGCAGGGAGAAACCTACAGTCATCACATAA
- the LOC107944826 gene encoding uncharacterized protein produces the protein MGDNTTGDGTRKQTVPQQTQQHFSASSPIEPLECVNPKKPRYFSSDKWKQAPMAESTQARVAAGSSSDTYSSPPHSPTIIKPEGDQFQHQLRKGKYVSPVWKPNEMLWLARAWRIQYLGGVGVQVQPSRGKTRADKDKEVAEFLNKHGINRDAKTAGTKWDNMLGEFRKVYEWEKGEKERVGKSYFRLSPYERKLHRLPASFDEEVFEELVQFMVPRDGRTVGSRALPMPPPVMTTSLLGFDTALDGGLLSLHSSSSSKELRRIGKIRMTWEESVTLWAEEGEHHRGRVKLQCSSFLNADELIFFDDAMVGSTMEAFEDTPLKGFSVDTFVNGQQVKVFGRRKSAQHPFVEPSIRSMPPMEFQDPTDFYMACLRVPPTTLPSLFDLSWHLQEPPPEDYRFPLRRDVYRDLPPGKEVMFTASSELLDCRAMVYDMLGPMIRTNTSLSAASATDRDSFIGLWDDCINRVVSKFCSVEMVIIRKPSSPSTDQPLQDRWPNVTGFVKNFCLWRGEETDRSREGQLDPSSTIVEKLLWSYMDLPYILGYYAVGYMVTFCAISRSEDRVIMTDLYSVDLSFPSERLKALVPCYRIAGLLPLLADRCLNRVLDMQVPFSDFERINLGNGDIIEMTPNTVTRSFSSKKKWAMVKEIYDMLDQRIPHAEFIYRAAEIDSTLVFKPRGCKFKPLNYDQLVEALKYVTKALVALHDLSFMHRDLSWDKVLRRCDGENEWFVTGFDEAVGAPQIYPHPVASTEARGTHAPEMVRGLHGVKVDVWGVGHLVKTCGLTNLPKMLRELQSRCLDQNPDQRPTAADCYHHLLSASSTATY, from the exons ATGGGCGATAACACCACTGGGGATGGTACCCGAAAGCAAACAGTACCCCAACAAACTCAACAACACTTCTCGGCTTCATCTCCTATAGAGCCCCTAGAGTGTGTGAACCCCAAAAAACCTCGATATTTCAGTAGTGATAAATGGAAACAAGCTCCAATGGCTGAGTCAACTCAAGCTCGTGTCGCAGCTGGTTCTTCCTCGGATACTTATTCGTCTCCGCCTCATTCTCCAACCATCATAAAACCAGAAGGAGATCAGTTTCAACATCAGTTAAGGAAAGGAAAATATGTGAGTCCCGTTTGGAAACCTAATGAAATGTTGTGGTTAGCTCGGGCTTGGAGGATTCAGTATCTTGGTGGTGTTGGGGTTCAAGTTCAACCATCTAGAGGTAAAACTAGGGCTGATAAAGATAAAGAAGTAGCAGAGTTTTTAAACAAACATGGGATTAATCGAGATGCAAAGACTGCTGGTACTAAATGGGATAACATGTTGGGTGAATTTCGAAAAGTATATGAATGGGAAAAAGGTGAAAAGGAAAGAGTTGGTAAGAGTTATTTTAGGCTTTCACCATATGAAAGGAAACTCCATAGATTACCAGCTTCTTTTGATGAAGAAGTCTTCGAGGAATTGGTTCAGTTCATGGTTCCTCGTGATGGCCGCACAGTTGGGTCCAGAGCTCTGCCTATGCCCCCTCCTGTGATGACGACAAGTCTTTTAGGGTTCGACACTGCACTAGACGGTGGTCTACTTAGCCTTCATTCTTCATCATCCTCAAAAGAGCTTCGTAGGATAGGGAAAATAAGAATGACATGGGAAGAATCAGTGACTTTATGGGCAGAAGAAGGTGAACACCATAGAGGAAGGGTTAAACTTCAATGTTCAAGCTTTTTAAACGCAGATGAACTCATATTCTTTGATGATGCCATGGTTGGTTCAACAATGGAAGCTTTTGAAGATACTCCATTAAAAGGTTTCTCCGTTGATACATTCGTTAATGGACAACAAGTTAAAGTCTTTGGCCGGAGAAAGTCAGCTCAGCATCCATTTGTAGAACCTTCTATTAGAT CAATGCCTCCAATGGAGTTCCAAGACCCTACGGATTTCTACATGGCGTGTCTTCGGGTTCCACCGACGACATTACCGAGCTTGTTCGACCTTTCATGGCATTTACAAGAGCCACCACCGGAGGATTATCGGTTTCCGTTAAGGCGAGATGTTTACCGAGATTTACCACCTGGTAAAGAAGTTATGTTTACTGCTTCTAGTGAACTGTTAGATTGTAGAGCTATGGTATATGATATGTTGGGACCGATGATCCGCACAAACACTAGTCTTAGTGCTGCTAGTGCCACGGACCGAGACTCGTTTATTGGACTTTGGGATGATTGCATCAATAGGGTAGTCTCGAAATTTTGTTCGGTCGAAATGGTTATTATCCGAAAACCGTCTTCACCGTCGACTGATCAGCCATTGCAGGACCGATGGCCAAACGTGACgggttttgttaaaaatttctgCTTGTGGAGGGGAGAGGAAACTGATCGATCGAGGGAAGGCCAGCTTGATCCATCATCAACTATAGTGGAGAAGTTGCTATGGAGTTACATGGATCTTCCTTACATTTTAGGGTATTATGCTGTTGGGTATATGGTAACATTTTGTGCAATAAGCCGATCGGAAGACCGTGTTATAATGACCGATTTATATTCGGTTGATTTGTCGTTCCCCTCGGAGAGACTAAAAGCACTAGTGCCTTGTTATAGAATAGCTGGCCTGTTGCCTTTGCTAGCTGATCGATGCTTAAATAGAGTCTtggacatgcaagtccccttcaGCGATTTTGAAAGGATTAATTTAGGCAACGGAGATATAATCGAAATGACACCAAACACGGTAACGAGATCGTTCTCGAGCAAGAAAAAGTGGGCAATGGTGAAAGAAATATACGACATGTTAGATCAAAGAATCCCGCATGCCGAATTCATTTATCGAGCAGCCGAGATAGACAGCACGTTGGTATTCAAGCCTAGAGGGTGCAAATTCAAGCCACTTAACTATGACCAACTCGTAGAAGCTCTCAAATACGTGACAAAAGCATTAGTAGCCTTACATGACCTAAGCTTCATGCACAGGGACTTAAGCTGGGACAAAGTTTTAAGAAGGTGCGACGGTGAAAACGAATGGTTCGTCACCGGGTTCGATGAAGCTGTGGGCGCACCACAAATATACCCACACCCGGTTGCAAGCACGGAGGCGCGCGGAACCCATGCACCAGAGATGGTAAGGGGTTTACATGGGGTGAAAGTGGATGTGTGGGGTGTAGGTCACTTGGTCAAGACCTGTGGGTTAACGAACTTGCCAAAAATGCTGAGAGAGTTACAAAGCAGGTGCTTGGATCAGAACCCTGACCAGAGGCCAACCGCAGCCGATTGTTACCACCATTTGCTGTCAGCTTCATCTACTGCAACATATTGA
- the LOC121211228 gene encoding transcription factor bHLH120, with product MDELFLFQFPSIPNPQNETPQDKVLDYVVPMDGSGNTHLYSSMGSGAAGNDDDDDNVEKKKLMHRDVERQRRQEMATLYASLRNLLPLEYIKGKRAISDHMNGAVMYIKYLQKRVSELSYKRDELKKVLNSTGFDHGMSYDGAVLSTAVVHQSLDGGVELVISTGFGARALTLSRVLKLLVQEGLDVVSCVSTRINGGLVHTIQSEVIDLTLVDLPRLEQKLSEEISSLNRIS from the exons ATGGATGAGTTGTTCTTGTTCCAATTTCCTTCCATTCCCAACCCTCAAAATGAAACCCCACAAGATAAGGTGTTGGATTATGTTGTTCCCATGGATGGCAGTGGCAATACTCATCTGTATAGCAGCATGGGAAGTGGAGCAGCAggcaatgatgatgatgatgataatgttgAAAAGAAGAAGTTGATGCATAGAGATGTTGAAAGACAAAGGAGGCAAGAAATGGCTACCCTTTATGCTTCTCTTAGAAACCTTCTCCCCCTTGAGTACATCAAG GGGAAGCGCGCAATATCAGATCATATGAACGGGGCAGTGATGTACATAAAATATTTGCAGAAGAGGGTTAGTGAACTGAGTTACAAAAGAGATGAGCTAAAAAAGGTGTTGAATTCGACTGGTTTTGACCATGGGATGAGCTATGATGGAGCTGTTTTAAGTACTGCTGTGGTTCACCAGTCTTTGGATGGTGGTGTTGAACTGGTGATCAGCACTGGTTTTGGTGCTCGAGCTTTGACCTTATCGAGGGTGTTGAAACTATTGGTACAGGAAGGACTTGATGTTGTGAGCTGTGTTTCTACTAGAATCAATGGAGGACTGGTTCACACTATCCAATCTGAG GTCATTGATCTGACATTGGTGGATCTCCCTAGGTTGGAACAGAAACTGAGTgaagaaatttcatccttgaatcgAATTTCTTAG